The nucleotide sequence GCAGCGACAGTGTCGTGGCCGACAGGCCAAGGAACACCCCCGCTCCTGCAATCGGAATCAACGCCTGTGCAAGATGATGCAGCCGCACGCGATCGAAGCGGCCGAGCATCAGCGTCGCGCCGGCCAGCAGCACCAGCAGTGCCGTGCCGTACACGAGCCCCGTGCCGACGATGTAGCTGATGACCAGCCCGCCGTCGAGCCACGAGAACACGTCGTTACGATCCGGATAGTGCGTGAGCAGGAACCACGGCGCATTGGTCTCGAGCGGCCACGTGATGTCATGGTCGATCAGCCAGCCCGCAAGCCATTGCTTGATCTGCACGAACCACGGGCTGACGGTCCAGTGGAACGCACCGATCGCGACGCCGAGCAGGCCGTACAGGATCAGCGCGGTGTCCCACGGGTTCGCCTGCTGCGCGCCGAGGTTCACGACCTCGTCGGACGGCGAGCGCAACGACAGCGAGATCGCATCCCGGTGCCCGCTGCAGCGGCCGCACATGTGGCAGTCCGCCGCGCCCTTCATGTTGCGCAACGGCACGAGCGGCGCGCAGTTGATCGGAATCACGCGATGCCCATGCTCGCCGTTCTTGTACGACCGGCGCCATGCATCCTCGTCGACCTTGTAGCGCATCGGCGCGAGCCGCGCGAGCAGCCCGAACACGCCGTTGACCGGGCACAGGTACTTGCACCACACGCGCTTTTCGCGGCCGTACAGCACGCCGATCACGATCGCGCCGACGGTCGAGCCGCCGAGCACGAACAGCACCGCGAGCGGGTACTGGTACACGCTCACCATCTGCCCGTAGATCGTCGTGAGCCCGAACGCGACGAACGGCCAGCCGCCCCACCGCATCCAGCGCGGAATCGGGCCGCCGCGGCCGAACTTGCTCGCGAATTCGGTGAGCGCCCCTTCCGGACACAGCACGCCGCACCAGACACGGCCGAGCATCACCATCGACAGCAGTACGAACGGCCACCAGATGCCCCAGAACGTGAATTGCGCGATCAGCGTGAGGTTGTTCCACAGGTGTGCGGAGTCGTCCGGCAGCGGCAACACCGCCGGCACGATGATCAGGAACGCATAGACGGCGACGACGGCCCACTGGATGCCGCGGATCAGCGC is from Burkholderia sp. HI2500 and encodes:
- a CDS encoding 4Fe-4S binding protein — translated: MSVVAAAKQGWLAQAGQWMQRHGALIRGIQWAVVAVYAFLIIVPAVLPLPDDSAHLWNNLTLIAQFTFWGIWWPFVLLSMVMLGRVWCGVLCPEGALTEFASKFGRGGPIPRWMRWGGWPFVAFGLTTIYGQMVSVYQYPLAVLFVLGGSTVGAIVIGVLYGREKRVWCKYLCPVNGVFGLLARLAPMRYKVDEDAWRRSYKNGEHGHRVIPINCAPLVPLRNMKGAADCHMCGRCSGHRDAISLSLRSPSDEVVNLGAQQANPWDTALILYGLLGVAIGAFHWTVSPWFVQIKQWLAGWLIDHDITWPLETNAPWFLLTHYPDRNDVFSWLDGGLVISYIVGTGLVYGTALLVLLAGATLMLGRFDRVRLHHLAQALIPIAGAGVFLGLSATTLSLLRAEQVPLGWATDVRIAILVGANAWSAWLAWKVTGRYAGWPRRLAAFAWFAVALAVIDSAWWLMFWGF